The following proteins come from a genomic window of Dysidea avara chromosome 12, odDysAvar1.4, whole genome shotgun sequence:
- the LOC136239801 gene encoding uncharacterized protein, whose translation MKDWSIWCAKVVELAKIESASRPFIKKLLESMQAGLDLPKPEEAHDMACLEILSRLLYPRGFPKNTIFMKHFERTDIDVDAEVSTIEQTEPYLVITGRPGEESAQTFVCYDAAAAGSLADLLVWWKQLSGLGPGYGYYVNASKSWLVVKEDYYDTACTLFAGTSLRITTEGRPYLGAPLGSPEFKSIFLQERVCQWRNDIIQLSNFASSQPHAAYSAMIHGLSSRWTFLTRTVCDLSSQLAPLEEAIRLHLLPKLCLHAPNDSERAMFALPIRQGGLGVFDPCKSSQDNYQFSTSVTSPLASAILNQLSCFDSSILQQQRALKQEALSIKRQNLSQRFSEFFSTLSNNLQLSLKLAGEKGASSWLSTLPLECHGFALHKGGFCDALALRYGWSPKNRPVSCVCGRSNNIEHALSCPNGAFPTIRHNDIRDLTAELMSEVCHDVSTEPPLQPLSGESLSLRTANQDVGARLDIKASGFWGSWFEPTFFDVRIFNPYAPSNRCNPYRQHETLKRRQYEERVREVEHGNFSPLVFSTSGGMGASTTVAYKRLAFLLSCKWKSPYCRVMSWLRCRLGFSLLHSAIMCIRGSCSSSGHPFKGHVPASVDLALGGLQIKTRDGQWIDVPPIDDTLAVNVCDIAEVWTNGFCHSVVHCVTKPVSADRYSVAVFIDPHLDCVITPGEAAGNSKCVVDERLEKVASKPFRVLDYAMELYSRSLKH comes from the exons ATGAAGGACTGGTCGATATGGTGTGCAAAAGTTGTTGAGCTGGCAAAGATAGAATCAGCCAGTAGACCGTTCATAAAGAAGCTATTGGAATCCATGCAGGCGGGTTTAGATTTACCCAAACCTGAAG AGGCACATGATATGGCTTGCTTGGAAATATTGAGTCGACTTCTGTATCCCCGCGGATTTCCGAAGAACACTATTTTTATGAAGCATTTTGAG AGGACCGATATTGATGTAGATGCTGAAGTTTCTACCATTGAACAGACTGAACCGTATTTGGTTATTACTGGTCGTCCTGGTGAAGAGTCTGCTCAAACATTTGTGTGCT ATGATGCTGCTGCTGCCGGGTCTCTTGCTGACCTGCTGGTCTGGTGGAAACAGTTGTCTGGTTTGGGTCCTGGTTATGGGTATTACGTGAATGCTTCCAAGTCCTGGTTGGTCGTTAAAGAAGATTACTATGACACTGCCTGCACTTTATTTGCTGGTACTTCCCTGCGCATTACAACTGAAGGTCGTCCCTACTTGGGAGCTCCTCTTGGTTCCCCTGAATTTAAATCCATCTTTCTTCAGGAAAGGGTATGTCAATGGCGGAATGACATTATTCAGCTTTCCAATTTTGCCTCCAGTCAGCCACATGCTGCATATTCCGCTATGATTCACGGCCTGTCATCTCGTTGGACCTTTTTAACTAGGACTGTGTGTGATTTGTCCTCTCAACTCGCTCCCCTTGAGGAGGCTATTCGTCTGCACTTGCTGCCAAAGTTATGTCTCCATGCCCCTAATGACTCTGAACGGGCTATGTTTGCTTTGCCAATCCGTCAAGGGGGCCTTGGTGTATTTGACCCTTGTAAATCTTCCCAAGACAACTATCAGTTTTCCACATCTGTTACATCCCCCCTAGCATCTGCCATCCTGAATCAGCTTTCTTGCTTTGATTCCTCCATCCTACAACAACAGCGTGCTCTTAAACAAGAAGCTCTATCCATCAAACGTCAGAATCTCTCTCAAAGATTTTCAGAGTTTTTCTCGACTTTGTCCAACAATCTCCAACTGTCCCTGAAACTTGCTGGTGAGAAGGGTGCATCCTCCTGGCTTTCCACTTTGCCTTTGGAATGTCATGGATTTGCTCTCCACAAAGGTGGCTTTTGTGATGCGTTAGCTCTCCGTTATGGTTGGTCTCCTAAGAATCGTCCTGTCAGCTGTGTCTGTGGCAGATCCAACAACATTGAACATGCTCTCAGCTGTCCGAACGGAGCCTTCCCTACCATCCGCCACAATGACATCCGAGATTTGACTGCAGAATTAATGTCAGAGGTTTGTCATGATGTATCTACTGAACCTCCCCTTCAGCCCTTGAGTGGTGAATCTCTCTCCCTACGTACAGCTAACCAAGATGTCGGTGCTCGCTTGGACATCAAGGCTTCTGGATTCTGGGGTTCTTGGTTTGAACCTACTTTTTTTGATGTTAGAATATTTAACCCTTATGCCCCTTCAAACCGTTGTAATCCCTATCGCCAGCATGAAACTTTGAAGCGCCGTCAGTATGAGGAGAGAGTGCGAGAGGTggaacatggtaattttagtcctcttgttttttcaacttctggaggcatgggtgcctccaccactgtggcttacaaacgcctggccttcctcctatcctgtaagtggaaatcaccatactgtagggtgatgagctggcttcgctgccgtcttggcttctccttattgcactctgccatcatgtgcataaggggttcttgctcctcctctggtcatccctttaagggtcatgttccagcatcagttgaccttgcactgg GTGGTTTGCAGATAAAGACTAGAGATGGTCAATGGATAGATGTTCCACCAATAGATGATACACTGGCAGTAAATGTGTGCGACATTGCTGAAGTTTGGACCAACGGTTTCTGTCATTCAGTTGTACATTGTGTTACTAAGCCAGTCTCAGCAGATCGCTACTCAGTTGCAGTGTTCATTGACCCCCACCTTGACTGTGTCATTACTCCTGGTGAAGCTGCTGGCAATAGCAAGTGTGTGGTAGATGAAAGACTGGAGAAAGTGGCTAGTAAACCATTTAGAGTCTTGGATTATGCAATGGAATTGTATTCAAGAAGTCTGAAAcattaa
- the LOC136240386 gene encoding uncharacterized protein: protein MSGDEETLSCEAFGEFLLSQGVRSSVVTAVVDNRINSELFVGLEEEDLKEVAPAVGDRIKLRKILNEARKNSAQALSSTLDASSSSADVTTNLTIQTAAQILSNTLDESTSSSTAGVSTESSPIPTASPSPYSAVPVSTSNWHLNFTIPELGTFSDAVKDAVRTGVTTFKARKEIIQVLWTYITAYTFYPKPEQYTTVCTKLLQKYPKLCDKVDPDCNYGSWKLALRNSFKNFRKGCKRGLDKGEHSIESVAKCSRVENEEEVSNEEYDEAVQQLEEEYKKKFQKGGSRIQVK, encoded by the exons ATGAGTGGTGACGAAGAGACACTAAGCTGTGAGGCCTTTGGAGAATTCCTTCTGTCTCAAGGAGTACGCAGTAGTGTTGTTACAGCGGTTGTAGACAATCGAATCAACAGCGAACTTTTTGTTGGACTGGAGGAGGAAGATCTAAAAGAAGTAGCACCTGCTGTTGGAGATCGAATCAAATTGCGGAAAATACTAAACGAAGCTAGGAAGAATTCG GCTCAAgcgctaagcagtactttagaTGCCAGTTCATCGAGTGCTGATGTTACAACTAACTTAACCATTCAAACTGCG GCTCAAATCCTAAGCAATACTTTAGATGAGAGTAcatcatcatcaactgctgGTGTTTCAACCGAATCATCCCCCATTCCAACTGCCAGTCCTTCACCATATTCTGCAGTACCAGTGTCAACCAGTAATTGGCATTTAAACTTTACCATCCCAGAACTTGGAACATTTTCGGATGCTGTCAAGGATGCTGTAAGAACTGGGGTGACAACATTCAAGGCACGAAAAGAAATAATCCAAGTACTTTGGACGTACATCACAGCTTATACATTTTATCCAAAGCCAGAACAATACACAACTGTGTGTACGAAGCTGTTACAAAAGTATCCTAAGCTCTGCGATAAGGTAGATCCAGACTGCAATTAT ggatcatggaaattAGCACTAAGGAATTCCTTCAAGAACTTCAGAAAGGGCTGCAAAAGGGGATTGGACAAAGGAGAACATAGCATTGAGTCTGTAGCAAAGTGCAGTAGAGTTGAAAATGAAGAGGAAGTTTCAAACGAAGAGTATGATGAAGCAGTGCAACAATTGGAAGAAgagtacaaaaaaaagtttcaAAAAGGGGGAAGCAGAATCCAAGTGAAGTGA
- the LOC136240384 gene encoding uncharacterized protein isoform X1, translated as MFRKRQNLTCSLCSAASHLRFDITDYVKHIKIFHAHDPSFKVTCGIGGCQRTYSNFRTFVNHVSGMHNTVTPASQSDNCDAHNSAADDEQPNDDFGSGECSFGGVSYQDLLFTNNNDSLSPREMMKNTVATFLLGLKEKFKLTQTSIQGIVDGISALNSQRISLLKSEVYKLLHQADFTGFEGLDECFEHHEHVFLGLETQYHQVKYYKEHFNLIEPLRVVLGEYRAWKGWGAKRKCVTEQDCLMYIPILETIQSLLNNSALLSEIENGHQSSSVSSDYCDGKAYKSHPLFGTDKKALQLFLYFDELETCNPLGSKVKIHKLGAFYFALGNISPKYRSRISSIQLVALVKSHYISCYGMDTVLKPIVEDIKKLERGVDIVIHGVQKTVRGALAVISADNLGSLALGGFKEAVLL; from the exons ATGTTTCGTAAACGCCAAAACTTGACATGTTCACTGTGCTCAGCTGCTTCACACCTAAGGTTTGACATAACTGACTACGTTAAGCATATCAAAATCTTTCATGCCCATGATCCATCCTTCAAAGTTACGTGTGGAATTGGAGGATGTCAACGAACGTACAGTAACTTTCGTACGTTCGTGAATCATGTATCTGGTATGCATAACACTGTGACTCCTGCATCTCAGTCTGATAACTGTGATGCACACAATTCAGCAGCAGATGACGAGCAACCCAACGATGACTTTGGTAGTGGTGAATGCAGTTTTGGTGGGGTATCTTATCAAGACTTATTGTTCACAAACAATAATGATTCACTATCACCTCGGGAAATGATGAAGAACACAGTTGCAACATTTTTACTTGGGTTAAAAGAAAAGTTTAAACTCACTCAAACATCAATTCAAGGAATTGTTGATGGAATATCAGCCCTGAATAGTCAACGTATAAGTCTTTTAAAGTCGGAA GTTTACAAACTGTTGCACCAAGCTGATTTCACTGGTTTTGAAGGCCTGGATGAATGTTTTGAGCATCATGAACATGTGTTTTTAGGATTAGAAACACAGTATCACCAAGTCAAATATTACAAGGAACACTTCAATCTAATT GAGCCTTTAAGGGTGGTTCTTGGTGAATATCGTGCGTGGAAAGGTTGGGGAGCTAAGCGGAAGTGTGTTACAGAACAAGATTGCCTGATGTATATACCAATATTGGAAACAATTCAGAGTCTTTTGAATAACAGTGCTTTACTATCAGAG ATTGAGAACGGACACCAGTCTTCATCAGTTTCCAGTGATTACTGTGATGGGAAGGCTTACAAATCTCATCCCTTATTTGGAACTGATAAGAAGGCTCTGCAGTTGTTTCTGTATTTTGATGAGTTGGAGACATGCAACCCATTAGGATCCAAAGTGAAGATTCATAAATTAG GTGCTTTCtactttgcacttggaaatatttcTCCAAAGTATCGCTCTCGAATATCTAGCATTCAGCTGGTGGCATTGGTCAAGTCACATTACATCAGTTGTTATGGAATGGACACGGTGTTGAAACCAATTGTTGAGGACATCAAGAAATTG GAGAGAGGTGTTGATATTGTGATCCATGGAGTTCAGAAGACAGTCCGAGGAGCCCTTGCAGTAATATCAGCTGACAACTTGGGAAGTCTTGCTTTAGGTGGATTTAAGGAAGCTGTTCTGCTTTAA
- the LOC136240384 gene encoding uncharacterized protein isoform X2 translates to MFRKRQNLTCSLCSAASHLRFDITDYVKHIKIFHAHDPSFKVTCGIGGCQRTYSNFRTFVNHVSAADDEQPNDDFGSGECSFGGVSYQDLLFTNNNDSLSPREMMKNTVATFLLGLKEKFKLTQTSIQGIVDGISALNSQRISLLKSEVYKLLHQADFTGFEGLDECFEHHEHVFLGLETQYHQVKYYKEHFNLIEPLRVVLGEYRAWKGWGAKRKCVTEQDCLMYIPILETIQSLLNNSALLSEIENGHQSSSVSSDYCDGKAYKSHPLFGTDKKALQLFLYFDELETCNPLGSKVKIHKLGAFYFALGNISPKYRSRISSIQLVALVKSHYISCYGMDTVLKPIVEDIKKLERGVDIVIHGVQKTVRGALAVISADNLGSLALGGFKEAVLL, encoded by the exons ATGTTTCGTAAACGCCAAAACTTGACATGTTCACTGTGCTCAGCTGCTTCACACCTAAGGTTTGACATAACTGACTACGTTAAGCATATCAAAATCTTTCATGCCCATGATCCATCCTTCAAAGTTACGTGTGGAATTGGAGGATGTCAACGAACGTACAGTAACTTTCGTACGTTCGTGAATCATGTATCTG CAGCAGATGACGAGCAACCCAACGATGACTTTGGTAGTGGTGAATGCAGTTTTGGTGGGGTATCTTATCAAGACTTATTGTTCACAAACAATAATGATTCACTATCACCTCGGGAAATGATGAAGAACACAGTTGCAACATTTTTACTTGGGTTAAAAGAAAAGTTTAAACTCACTCAAACATCAATTCAAGGAATTGTTGATGGAATATCAGCCCTGAATAGTCAACGTATAAGTCTTTTAAAGTCGGAA GTTTACAAACTGTTGCACCAAGCTGATTTCACTGGTTTTGAAGGCCTGGATGAATGTTTTGAGCATCATGAACATGTGTTTTTAGGATTAGAAACACAGTATCACCAAGTCAAATATTACAAGGAACACTTCAATCTAATT GAGCCTTTAAGGGTGGTTCTTGGTGAATATCGTGCGTGGAAAGGTTGGGGAGCTAAGCGGAAGTGTGTTACAGAACAAGATTGCCTGATGTATATACCAATATTGGAAACAATTCAGAGTCTTTTGAATAACAGTGCTTTACTATCAGAG ATTGAGAACGGACACCAGTCTTCATCAGTTTCCAGTGATTACTGTGATGGGAAGGCTTACAAATCTCATCCCTTATTTGGAACTGATAAGAAGGCTCTGCAGTTGTTTCTGTATTTTGATGAGTTGGAGACATGCAACCCATTAGGATCCAAAGTGAAGATTCATAAATTAG GTGCTTTCtactttgcacttggaaatatttcTCCAAAGTATCGCTCTCGAATATCTAGCATTCAGCTGGTGGCATTGGTCAAGTCACATTACATCAGTTGTTATGGAATGGACACGGTGTTGAAACCAATTGTTGAGGACATCAAGAAATTG GAGAGAGGTGTTGATATTGTGATCCATGGAGTTCAGAAGACAGTCCGAGGAGCCCTTGCAGTAATATCAGCTGACAACTTGGGAAGTCTTGCTTTAGGTGGATTTAAGGAAGCTGTTCTGCTTTAA
- the LOC136240387 gene encoding uncharacterized protein → MMEIVDLLFSPTTSVDHAAYLAALINDHHRDFATLYPDSSILPKMHFLVHTPRLMIQFGPLVRHWTMRFEAKHSYFKSLARAIGNFINLPYTLAMRHQLYQCYLNRNEEQLPWKSDMEVGPGSAVCDDRLNETLNQPSLSAYSCSWIKVDGDEYKLDTGVIIEVTDDMPTIGVIKKKLFD, encoded by the exons ATGATGGAAATTGTGGATTTGCTTTTTTCTCCTACAACATCTGTTGACCATGCAGCTTACTTGGCTGCTCTAATAAATGACCACCACCGTGATTTTGCTACCCTTTATCCAGACAGCAGTATTCTGCCTAAGATGCATTTTTTGGTCCACACACCTAGATTGATGATCCA ATTTGGACCTCTGGTTCGTCACTGGACCATGAGATTTGAAGCAAAGCATTCATACTTTAAATCTCTTGCTCGAGCAATCGGAAATTTCATTAATCTGCCATATACTCTTGCAATGAGGCATCAGTTATACCAGTGTTATTTAAATAGGAATGAGGAACAACTACCATGGAAATCTGATATGGAAGTTGGTCCAG GTTCGGCAGTGTGTGATGACAGATTGAATGAAACATTGAATCAGCCTTCTTTGAGTGCTTACAG TTGTAGCTGGATTAAAGTTGACGGTGATGAGTACAAGCTTGACACTGGTGTCATAATTGAAGTAACTGATGACATGCCAACGATTGGagtgattaaaaaaaaattatttgattGA
- the LOC136240478 gene encoding kelch-like protein 26: protein MSTEENAATKEDMMCTVEETGIWCPKIFGALLEDPSTHDVTFKTSDGGSVSAHRVIVAAGSRVFHAMLYGNMKESSQKEIELPNIEEDILRHLLTFMYTGKVCFSMDRCVDILDAAHYFGVEILESCCADYIETTLAIENCCENVTVAHKKNIQVLVAKCLSFMFNHAVELIKLPQFKELPVDVLLAFLESSDVCAEEIEIFLAAVDWYKHQGSQNSEVTNKGIFQLVRYPLISKSDLIHKVRPVEEIDSVLYTAALEYHLLPEEYAGPPEQIKPRCPFFEVISVTPSTVTLEKNKDKTVISRIGSRSWRELCVIKVTPFQQNPLKFTLCLEAYCDRSYIVFSLKSVKFESIPRDRNDVNGFNAMHLKQGEATDVTVSYSGPSKVVVNIGLQSQSVTVRDTSVFLCIYFYNPGDKLVISCV from the coding sequence ATGAGTACTGAAGAAAATGCCGCGACCAAAGAAGACATGATGTGTACTGTTGAGGAAACAGGTATCTGGTGCCCAAAGATTTTCGGTGCGTTATTGGAAGACCCCAGTACGCATGATGTGACATTCAAGACATCTGATGGTGGTAGTGTGAGTGCTCATAGGGTTATAGTAGCAGCTGGTTCACGAGTGTTCCATGCTATGCTGTATGGCAACATGAAAGAGAGTAGTCAAAAGGAGATTGAACTACCAAACATAGAAGAGGACATACTTAGACATCTCTTAACGTTCATGTACACTGGGAAGGTATGCTTCAGCATGGATAGGTGTGTCGATATCTTAGATGCTGCTCACTATTTTGGTGTTGAGATATTAGAGTCTTGCTGTGCAGACTACATTGAGACAACACTTGCTATTGAAAACTGTTGTGAAAATGTCACGGTTGCGCATAAAAAGAACATTCAAGTTCTTGTAGCAAAGTGCCTTTCATTTATGTTTAATCATGCTGTTGAATTGATCAAGTTACCGCAGTTCAAGGAACTACCAGTAGATGTTTTGCTGGCCTTTCTGGAGAGTTCAGATGTGTGCGCTGAAGAGATTGAAATTTTCCTAGCTGCTGTGGATTGGTACAAACATCAAGGCAGTCAAAATAGTGAAGTTACTAATAAAGGTATTTTTCAGCTTGTACGATATCCCCTGATATCAAAGTCTGACCTCATTCATAAAGTTCGGCCAGTTGAGGAGATTGATTCAGTATTATACACTGCTGCCTTAGAATACCATTTACTCCCAGAGGAATATGCTGGACCTCCTGAGCAAATTAAACCAAGGTGCCCTTTCTTTGAAGTTATTTCTGTCACTCCAAGTACTGTGACACTAGAAAAGAACAAGGATAAAACAGTGATCTCACGCATCGGCTCGCGTAGCTGGAGAGAACTTTGTGTGATAAAAGTTACTCCATTTCAGCAAAATCCATTGAAATTCACCTTGTGTTTAGAGGCTTATTGTGATCGTTCATATATTGTCTTTTCTCTAAAATCTGTCAAGTTTGAAAGTATTCCCCGTGACAGAAATGATGTTAATGGATTTAATGCTATGCATCTTAAACAAGGCGAGGCGACAGATGTTACTGTTTCCTACAGTGGGCCAAGTAAAGTAGTTGTAAATATTGGATTACAGTCACAGAGTGTAACTGTAAGAGATACTTCTGTCTTCTTGTGCATTTACTTCTACAATCCTGGGGATAAACTAGTGATTTCTTGTGTATAA